The genomic DNA GCGTGATCGCGAGAATGGCGGGGATGGAATCGACGGCAAAGATCAAATCCGTGGTCTCCACCAGCAGGAGTACGACGAACAGCGGCGTGGCCAAATAGCGCCCGGCTGGCCTGACGAAGAAGGCGCCGCCGTGATAGCGATCGGTGACCGGCATGACCCTGCGGAACAGGCGCAGGACCGGATTTTTTTCCGGGTGAATTTCCTTGTCTTTCTGCCACGCCATTTTCACGCCGGTCAAAATGAGAAAGACGCCAAAAATATAAATGATCCAGTGAAAGCGTTCGATCAACGCCACCCCGGAGACGATAAAAATGGCGCGCATCACCAGCGCGCCGAGAATCCCCCAAAACAGGACCTTGTGTTGATAGAGAGCCGGTACGCCAAAATAGGCAAAAATCATGAGGAAGACAAAGATATTGTCCACGCTCAGCGATTTCTCGATGAGATAGCCGGTGAGAAATTCCAGCGCGACCTTCTGCCCCTGCCAAAAATAGATGCCCAGGTTGAACAGCAGCGCCAGCGCGATCCACACCACGCTCCACAGCAGCGCCTCCTTTGTCTTGACGACGTGCGCCTTGCGATGAAACACGCCCAGGTCCAGGGCGAGCATCAATAACACAAACAGATTGAAACCAAC from candidate division KSB1 bacterium includes the following:
- a CDS encoding TerC family protein, producing the protein MSDQILLWVGFNLFVLLMLALDLGVFHRKAHVVKTKEALLWSVVWIALALLFNLGIYFWQGQKVALEFLTGYLIEKSLSVDNIFVFLMIFAYFGVPALYQHKVLFWGILGALVMRAIFIVSGVALIERFHWIIYIFGVFLILTGVKMAWQKDKEIHPEKNPVLRLFRRVMPVTDRYHGGAFFVRPAGRYLATPLFVVLLLVETTDLIFAVDSIPAILAITLDPFIVYTSNVFAILGLRSLYFALAGIMPLFHYLNYGLAAILTFVGVKMMLVDFYKIPIGVSLSVVAAILLVAILASLLWPRPQTPVTLRAETPHPKPETIDSTG